The following are encoded together in the Hyalangium minutum genome:
- a CDS encoding PrsW family glutamic-type intramembrane protease has translation MSVLMLGGSAVVPSLLLLWYVYARDKNPEPRGLLIRTFLWGAFICVPVVPVAMALESMGQGFTGDMWSDALVKAFLGAAIPEEFFKFLVLRWYVWRKSHFDEPLDGVVYGATASLGFATLENILYVGSGGLETAVLRAVTAVPCHAFAGVVMGAFLGRARFAEGGQRSALMWMGLGSAILLHGAYDAFLFTGSGFAVLALVVLFIEVRWGRKLYKQLQSEQVLAGQAVFAGALLTAPVPTEQPVLVTSLGALMAGGEGTEAVREPELPRRAVRHGPPVRTFGSWLKLGFGGIGLSFCGLWWLGVAAVLFMPDSSGEPLTTGAKVGLIIFSAIPTLISLALFRSGLRGPFEPVSG, from the coding sequence ATGTCCGTGCTCATGTTGGGGGGCTCCGCGGTCGTCCCGTCGCTGTTGCTGCTCTGGTACGTCTACGCGAGGGACAAGAACCCCGAGCCCCGTGGGCTGCTCATCAGGACATTCCTGTGGGGCGCGTTCATCTGCGTCCCCGTGGTGCCCGTGGCGATGGCGCTCGAGAGCATGGGGCAGGGCTTCACCGGCGACATGTGGAGCGATGCGCTGGTGAAGGCGTTCCTCGGCGCGGCCATTCCGGAGGAGTTCTTCAAGTTCCTCGTGCTGCGCTGGTACGTGTGGCGCAAGTCCCACTTCGACGAGCCGCTGGATGGCGTGGTGTACGGCGCCACCGCCTCGCTTGGCTTCGCGACGCTGGAGAACATCCTCTACGTGGGGTCGGGCGGACTGGAGACGGCGGTGCTGCGCGCGGTCACGGCCGTGCCGTGTCACGCCTTCGCGGGCGTGGTGATGGGCGCCTTCCTGGGCCGGGCGCGGTTCGCCGAGGGAGGGCAGCGCTCCGCTTTGATGTGGATGGGCCTGGGCTCGGCCATCCTCCTTCACGGTGCTTATGACGCCTTCCTCTTCACGGGCTCTGGATTCGCGGTGTTGGCGCTCGTGGTGCTGTTCATCGAGGTCCGCTGGGGGCGCAAGCTCTACAAGCAGTTGCAGTCCGAGCAGGTGCTGGCCGGGCAGGCCGTCTTCGCGGGGGCCCTGCTGACGGCCCCGGTTCCCACGGAGCAGCCGGTCCTGGTGACGTCTCTGGGAGCGCTGATGGCGGGGGGCGAGGGCACCGAGGCCGTGCGCGAGCCGGAGCTTCCCCGGCGCGCTGTCCGGCACGGTCCCCCCGTGCGCACCTTCGGGTCGTGGCTCAAGCTGGGGTTCGGCGGGATCGGGCTCTCGTTCTGCGGCCTCTGGTGGCTGGGCGTGGCTGCCGTCCTCTTCATGCCCGACAGCTCGGGCGAGCCCCTCACGACGGGCGCCAAGGTGGGGCTGATCATCTTCTCCGCGATCCCCACGCTGATCAGCCTGGCCCTCTTCCGCTCGGGCTTGAGAGGACCCTTCGAGCCTGTTTCGGGCTGA
- a CDS encoding phosphoadenylyl-sulfate reductase yields MSLAQPLSAQLSQAELAAAAVELKTAPAEQVLAWAERRFGSSAAIASSFGAEDVVLIDLARQHAPSLRLFTLDTGRLPPETYELIETLRKRYGLEVETFFPQRERVETLVSTQGYFSFRQSLEARKACCGIRKVEPLKRALTGRQAWVTGMRREQSVTRTGVETVEFDADHGGLAKLNPLASWSAKQIWSYIQENGVPYNALHDRGYPSIGCAPCTRAVKPYEDERAGRWWWESADKKECGLHVRG; encoded by the coding sequence ATGTCGCTGGCTCAGCCCCTCTCCGCGCAGCTCTCCCAGGCAGAGCTCGCCGCCGCTGCCGTGGAGCTGAAGACGGCCCCCGCTGAGCAGGTCCTCGCCTGGGCCGAACGCCGGTTCGGCTCCAGCGCAGCCATCGCGTCCAGCTTCGGCGCGGAGGATGTGGTCCTCATCGATCTGGCGCGCCAGCACGCGCCCAGCCTGCGCCTGTTCACGCTCGACACCGGCCGGCTGCCTCCGGAGACGTACGAGCTGATCGAGACGCTGCGCAAACGCTACGGGCTGGAGGTAGAGACCTTCTTCCCCCAGCGCGAGCGCGTGGAGACACTGGTGTCCACCCAGGGGTACTTCTCCTTTCGCCAGAGCCTGGAGGCTCGCAAGGCGTGTTGTGGCATCCGCAAGGTGGAGCCCCTGAAGCGCGCGCTCACGGGCCGGCAAGCGTGGGTGACGGGGATGCGCCGCGAGCAGTCCGTCACCCGCACCGGCGTGGAGACCGTGGAGTTCGACGCGGACCACGGCGGCCTGGCCAAGCTCAACCCGCTGGCGTCCTGGAGCGCGAAGCAGATCTGGTCGTACATCCAGGAGAACGGCGTCCCGTACAACGCGCTCCATGATCGCGGCTACCCGTCCATCGGCTGCGCGCCCTGCACGCGCGCGGTAAAGCCCTACGAGGACGAGCGCGCCGGGCGCTGGTGGTGGGAGTCCGCAGACAAGAAGGAATGCGGGCTGCACGTGCGCGGCTGA
- a CDS encoding precorrin-2 dehydrogenase/sirohydrochlorin ferrochelatase family protein, translating to MASPSTAFDYPVCLRLHGKRVLLIGAGNIAEGRALQLIETGARVRMIAPQATATLRRLAEQGQLELLERPYAQGDLSGHALVFVATDDRRVSEAVAEEARALGIWLNAADEPDLCDFTIPSIGRRGAITVAVSTQGQSPALARHLRQKLTEQISLHHVQLARLSGWLRERLPRGPRRSRLLRLLVEEDIRGLLAKGQRREAWARLRAELEALGETT from the coding sequence ATGGCCTCGCCCAGCACAGCTTTCGATTACCCGGTCTGCCTCCGGCTGCACGGCAAGCGCGTTCTCCTCATTGGCGCCGGAAACATCGCCGAGGGCCGTGCGCTCCAGCTCATCGAGACCGGCGCGCGGGTGAGAATGATCGCACCCCAGGCCACCGCCACGCTGAGGCGCCTCGCCGAGCAGGGACAATTGGAGCTGCTGGAGCGCCCTTATGCCCAGGGCGACCTGTCCGGGCATGCGCTGGTGTTCGTCGCCACGGATGATCGGCGGGTGAGCGAGGCGGTCGCGGAGGAGGCGCGAGCGCTCGGCATCTGGCTGAACGCGGCGGACGAGCCCGACCTGTGCGACTTCACGATTCCCTCCATTGGCCGCCGGGGCGCCATCACCGTTGCGGTCTCCACCCAGGGACAGTCGCCCGCGCTGGCGCGGCACCTGCGGCAGAAGCTGACCGAGCAGATCTCGCTCCACCATGTGCAGCTCGCCCGCCTCAGCGGGTGGCTCCGGGAGCGGCTGCCCCGAGGACCTCGGCGCAGCCGGCTGCTGCGGCTGCTGGTGGAGGAAGACATTCGCGGACTGCTGGCCAAGGGCCAGCGCCGGGAGGCGTGGGCCCGGCTCCGCGCCGAGTTGGAAGCACTGGGAGAGACAACATGA
- the cobA gene encoding uroporphyrinogen-III C-methyltransferase: MSGGNKGWVYLVGAGPGDPGLLTLRAASLLASADTVVHDRLIHPGVLEHARPHARLIYVGKEGGGDSVRQEDIHTLLVQQARLGRAVVRLKGGDPFVFGRGGEEALALEEAGVPYEVVPGVSSISAVPAAAAIPITHRGLSGTVTFATAHLAHETPDWEHLARSETLVLFMAGRKLEEATHALISAGMSPGTLAAAVEAGTWEHQRVVEGTAATIASRVREAELGSPTLLILGAVVSLRSQLTSLVANTEAAGRSQPRVAEAGHE; this comes from the coding sequence ATGAGTGGCGGTAACAAAGGTTGGGTGTACCTGGTGGGCGCGGGACCTGGAGATCCAGGCCTGCTGACGCTCCGGGCGGCGAGCCTGCTCGCCAGCGCGGACACCGTGGTGCATGACCGGCTCATCCACCCGGGAGTGCTGGAGCACGCGCGTCCCCACGCCCGCCTCATCTACGTGGGCAAGGAGGGTGGCGGAGACTCCGTACGGCAGGAGGACATCCACACCCTGCTCGTCCAGCAGGCGAGGCTGGGCCGAGCCGTGGTGCGGCTCAAGGGCGGCGACCCGTTCGTCTTCGGCCGAGGCGGCGAGGAGGCCCTCGCGCTCGAGGAGGCGGGCGTTCCGTACGAGGTGGTGCCGGGTGTCTCTAGCATCTCGGCCGTGCCCGCGGCGGCCGCCATCCCCATCACCCACCGGGGCCTGTCGGGGACGGTGACGTTCGCCACCGCGCACCTCGCGCATGAGACGCCGGACTGGGAGCACCTGGCCCGTTCGGAGACGTTGGTCCTCTTCATGGCGGGCCGGAAGCTGGAGGAGGCGACGCACGCGCTCATCAGCGCGGGGATGTCTCCGGGCACGCTCGCCGCCGCCGTGGAAGCTGGCACTTGGGAACACCAGCGCGTCGTCGAGGGAACGGCGGCCACCATTGCCTCGCGCGTGAGGGAGGCCGAGCTGGGCTCTCCCACGCTCCTCATCCTGGGCGCGGTGGTGTCGCTGCGCTCGCAGCTCACCTCGCTGGTGGCGAATACAGAAGCCGCGGGGCGCTCGCAGCCCCGCGTGGCGGAGGCTGGTCATGAGTGA
- the cysD gene encoding sulfate adenylyltransferase subunit CysD, which yields MSESTSARLSHLSVLEAESIHILRETVAEFANPVMLYSIGKDSQVLLHLARKAFHPAPLPFPLLHVDTTWKFRDMYTFRDRFTAQHGFRLLVHTNRKALAEGMNPFDHTSQKYTHAMKTQALLEALAMHGFDAAFGGARRDEEKSRAKERVFSFRDRHGQWEPRRQRPELWNLYNGRIDTGESMRVFPLSNWTELDVWHYILKEKIPVVPLYFAAERPVVERSGNLIMVDDERMRLKPGEKPVLKRVRFRTLGCYPLSGAIESSATTVESVIHEMVTARHSERQGRLIDHDEEGSMELKKREGYF from the coding sequence ATGAGTGAGTCCACGTCCGCACGGCTGTCACACCTGTCGGTGCTCGAGGCGGAGAGCATCCACATCCTCCGCGAGACGGTGGCGGAGTTCGCCAACCCGGTGATGCTCTACAGCATCGGCAAGGACTCGCAGGTGCTGCTGCACCTGGCGCGCAAGGCCTTCCACCCGGCGCCCCTGCCCTTCCCGCTGCTCCACGTGGACACCACCTGGAAGTTCCGGGACATGTACACGTTCCGCGACCGGTTCACCGCGCAGCACGGGTTCCGGTTGCTGGTGCACACGAACCGCAAGGCGCTGGCCGAAGGCATGAACCCCTTCGACCACACCAGCCAGAAGTACACGCACGCGATGAAGACGCAGGCGCTGCTGGAGGCCCTGGCGATGCACGGCTTCGACGCGGCGTTCGGCGGAGCGCGGCGCGACGAGGAGAAGTCCCGCGCCAAGGAGCGGGTGTTCTCGTTCCGGGATCGCCACGGGCAGTGGGAGCCGCGGCGCCAGCGGCCCGAGCTGTGGAACCTCTACAACGGCCGCATCGACACGGGCGAGAGCATGCGCGTCTTCCCGCTCTCCAACTGGACCGAGCTGGACGTGTGGCACTACATCCTCAAGGAGAAGATCCCCGTGGTGCCCCTGTACTTCGCCGCCGAGCGTCCGGTGGTGGAGCGCAGCGGCAACCTCATCATGGTGGATGACGAGCGCATGCGGCTGAAGCCGGGCGAGAAGCCCGTGCTCAAGCGCGTACGGTTCCGGACGCTGGGCTGCTACCCGCTCAGCGGCGCCATCGAGTCCTCGGCCACCACGGTCGAGTCCGTCATCCACGAGATGGTCACCGCCCGCCACTCCGAGCGCCAGGGCCGGCTCATCGACCACGACGAAGAGGGCTCCATGGAGCTCAAGAAGCGCGAGGGCTACTTCTAA
- a CDS encoding GTP-binding protein produces MDTSLQAPVTDIQQFLVDHANKELLRLVVVGSVDDGKSTLIGRLLYECDGLFEDQISAVKRATAKRVAANEGATPTTELLARGLQAAASAALPQEEEIDFSLFTDGLRAEREQGITIDVAYRYFSTAKRKIIVADTPGHIQYTRNMATGASTADAAVILVDARLGVLPQTRRHAYIASLLGIPYLAVAVNKMDLMGFDRALFERIGSELAGFAKSLGFTQVKLFPVSASKGDNVTRPSTRTPWHEGGTLLGWLESLPHQRHQDEAPFRFPVQYVLRPHLDYRGFAGQIASGTVRVGDEVVVLPSQRRTRVTAIDTFEGELPAQSAPFSVTLRLADEVDISRGDVIAHVAEPPQALSRLDAMLVWFGEQPLDGSRRYLVKNSTRTVPATLEQILWRKDLENLTEVPADTLSLNDIGKVRLAAKRPLLCDPYQDNRSTGAFIVIDALTHDTVAAGMILGPASDGDKAARTLISAQERRERLGQKGEVILLPDSPEAEQRAYQLERHLFDQGRHVSVVRGDTEVALALAEAGLIVLLHTVAPQARRALRNQLRDAGLGGGELEATENLDGWVRQVLAAQESKS; encoded by the coding sequence ATGGACACCTCACTCCAAGCGCCCGTCACGGACATCCAGCAGTTCCTGGTCGACCACGCGAACAAGGAACTGCTGCGGCTGGTGGTGGTGGGCTCCGTGGACGACGGAAAGTCCACGCTCATCGGCCGGCTCCTCTACGAGTGCGACGGCCTGTTCGAGGATCAGATCTCCGCCGTGAAGCGCGCCACCGCCAAGCGCGTGGCGGCCAACGAGGGCGCCACGCCCACCACCGAGCTGCTGGCCCGAGGGCTTCAGGCGGCGGCCTCGGCGGCGCTGCCTCAGGAGGAGGAGATCGACTTCTCGCTCTTCACGGACGGCCTGCGCGCCGAGCGCGAGCAGGGCATCACGATTGACGTGGCGTACCGGTACTTCTCCACGGCCAAGCGGAAGATCATCGTCGCGGACACTCCGGGACACATCCAGTACACGCGCAACATGGCCACCGGCGCCTCCACGGCGGACGCGGCGGTCATCCTCGTGGACGCGCGCCTGGGCGTGCTGCCGCAGACGCGGCGCCATGCGTACATCGCCTCGCTGCTGGGCATCCCCTACCTGGCCGTCGCGGTGAACAAGATGGACTTGATGGGATTTGACCGGGCGCTCTTCGAGCGCATCGGCAGCGAGCTGGCCGGGTTCGCGAAGTCGCTCGGGTTCACCCAGGTGAAGCTGTTCCCCGTCAGCGCGAGCAAGGGCGACAACGTCACGCGCCCGAGCACCCGCACGCCGTGGCACGAGGGCGGCACGCTCCTGGGCTGGCTGGAGTCCCTGCCCCACCAGCGCCACCAGGACGAGGCTCCGTTCCGCTTCCCCGTGCAGTACGTGCTGCGCCCGCACCTGGACTACCGCGGGTTCGCCGGGCAGATCGCCTCGGGCACCGTGCGCGTGGGCGACGAGGTGGTGGTGCTGCCCTCGCAGCGCCGCACGCGGGTGACGGCCATCGACACCTTCGAGGGCGAGCTCCCGGCGCAGAGCGCGCCGTTCTCCGTCACGCTGCGGCTGGCGGATGAGGTGGACATCAGCCGCGGGGATGTCATCGCCCACGTGGCCGAGCCACCTCAGGCGCTGAGCCGGCTGGACGCCATGCTGGTGTGGTTCGGCGAGCAGCCGCTGGATGGCTCCCGCCGTTACCTGGTGAAGAACTCCACGCGCACGGTGCCGGCCACGCTGGAGCAGATCCTCTGGCGCAAGGACCTGGAGAACCTCACCGAGGTCCCCGCGGATACGCTGTCGCTCAATGACATCGGCAAGGTGCGGCTCGCGGCCAAGCGCCCGCTGCTCTGCGATCCCTACCAGGACAACCGGAGCACTGGCGCCTTCATCGTCATCGACGCGCTCACCCACGACACGGTGGCAGCGGGGATGATCCTCGGACCCGCGAGCGATGGGGACAAGGCGGCACGCACCCTCATCAGCGCGCAGGAGCGGCGCGAGCGGCTCGGCCAGAAGGGCGAGGTCATCCTCCTGCCGGATTCCCCCGAGGCCGAGCAGCGGGCGTACCAACTGGAGCGCCACCTGTTCGATCAGGGGCGGCATGTCTCGGTCGTCCGGGGTGACACAGAGGTGGCGTTGGCGCTGGCGGAGGCAGGGCTCATCGTCCTCCTGCACACCGTCGCGCCGCAGGCCCGGCGCGCGCTCCGCAACCAACTCCGTGACGCGGGGCTGGGCGGAGGCGAGTTGGAGGCCACGGAGAATCTGGACGGATGGGTACGCCAGGTCCTAGCGGCTCAGGAGTCGAAGTCATGA
- a CDS encoding assimilatory sulfite reductase (NADPH) flavoprotein subunit gives MSSLPAKGAGRPTGALPMVSPYVSAMLGEERSALLQRVVEGLPSETLHWLSGYFAGLATQRGPVQEQAPAPTPVVQAVPEAWLTIIYGTQTNNSRMLAERLKHQAEASGLSVRLYRASDYPVREIAKERLLYIVISTQGDGDPPDDSRGFVEFLLSKKAPKLEQLRFSVLGLGDSSYPKYCEIGKILDTRLAQLGATRLLNRADCDVDFEPVAQGWLDQAVGKATEELAPKTATAVVTPLRTAPPAPKHGKEAPVTAEILVNQRLTGRGANKDVRHIELSLGDSGLAYEPGDSLGVWPRNAPELVADFVSLLKVNGETEVTRDGRALPLQQWLTEELELTKVSKPFLERHAALSGSTDLQRLLAPEGAEAFRALLKTHQIIDLLRLWPAPWTAEELVRALRKLAPRSYSIASSQKRVGTEAHLTVAVVDYVAFGARHTGTASYFLATRTGDEERVRVFVEPNDRFRLPRDSARDVIMIGPGTGVAPFRAFVQERAETGAKGRNWLFFGEQHFRSQFLYQTEWQEALKKGELHRISLAFSRDQVEKIYVQQRLREAGKDLYAWLEGGAHLYVCGDAQRMAPDVHEALIDIATTHGGRSREDAESWLSTLRDEQRYQRDVY, from the coding sequence ATGAGCTCGCTGCCCGCCAAGGGAGCGGGACGGCCTACAGGAGCACTGCCGATGGTCTCACCCTACGTGAGCGCCATGCTGGGCGAGGAGCGGAGCGCCCTTCTCCAGCGCGTGGTGGAGGGTCTGCCGTCCGAGACGCTCCACTGGCTGAGCGGCTACTTCGCCGGCCTCGCCACGCAGCGCGGCCCCGTTCAGGAGCAGGCGCCCGCGCCCACGCCCGTGGTCCAGGCCGTGCCGGAGGCGTGGCTCACCATCATCTATGGCACGCAGACCAACAACAGCCGCATGCTGGCCGAGCGCCTCAAGCACCAGGCAGAGGCCTCGGGCCTCTCGGTGCGCCTGTACCGCGCGTCGGACTACCCGGTCCGGGAGATCGCGAAGGAGCGGCTGCTCTACATCGTCATCAGCACCCAGGGTGATGGAGATCCGCCGGATGACTCGCGCGGCTTCGTCGAGTTCCTCCTGAGCAAGAAGGCTCCCAAGCTGGAGCAACTGCGCTTCTCGGTGCTGGGCCTGGGCGATTCGAGCTATCCCAAGTACTGCGAGATCGGGAAGATCCTCGACACGCGGCTGGCCCAGCTGGGAGCCACCCGGCTGCTGAATCGCGCGGACTGCGATGTCGACTTCGAGCCTGTCGCCCAGGGCTGGCTCGATCAAGCTGTGGGCAAGGCCACGGAGGAGCTTGCGCCCAAGACGGCCACCGCGGTCGTCACGCCGCTGCGCACGGCCCCTCCCGCGCCAAAGCACGGCAAGGAGGCTCCCGTCACGGCGGAGATCCTCGTCAACCAGCGCCTGACCGGGCGCGGTGCGAACAAGGACGTGCGGCACATTGAGCTGTCGCTCGGGGACTCGGGCTTGGCGTACGAGCCCGGAGATTCGCTCGGCGTGTGGCCACGGAACGCTCCGGAGCTCGTGGCTGACTTCGTGTCCCTGCTCAAGGTCAACGGAGAGACAGAGGTCACCCGGGACGGCCGCGCCCTGCCCCTGCAGCAGTGGCTGACCGAGGAGCTGGAGCTGACCAAGGTGAGTAAGCCCTTCCTGGAGCGCCATGCCGCGCTCTCCGGGAGCACGGACCTCCAGCGCCTGCTCGCCCCTGAGGGGGCAGAGGCCTTCCGTGCGCTGCTCAAAACCCACCAGATCATCGACCTGCTGCGGCTGTGGCCCGCGCCATGGACGGCGGAGGAGCTGGTCCGCGCGCTGCGCAAGCTGGCACCTCGGAGCTACTCCATCGCTTCCAGCCAGAAGCGGGTCGGCACCGAGGCCCACCTGACGGTGGCGGTGGTGGACTACGTCGCCTTCGGGGCCCGCCACACGGGCACGGCCTCCTACTTCCTGGCCACGCGCACGGGAGACGAGGAGCGCGTGCGCGTCTTCGTCGAGCCGAACGATCGCTTCCGCCTGCCGCGCGACTCTGCCCGGGACGTCATCATGATCGGCCCTGGAACAGGGGTGGCCCCCTTCCGCGCCTTCGTACAGGAGCGCGCCGAGACGGGCGCGAAGGGCCGCAACTGGCTCTTCTTCGGTGAGCAGCACTTCCGCTCGCAGTTCCTCTACCAGACGGAGTGGCAGGAGGCGCTGAAGAAGGGCGAGCTGCACCGCATCTCCCTCGCCTTCTCGCGAGACCAGGTGGAGAAGATCTACGTGCAGCAGCGCCTGCGCGAGGCGGGCAAGGACCTCTACGCGTGGCTGGAGGGCGGCGCACACCTCTACGTGTGCGGCGATGCCCAGCGGATGGCGCCGGACGTCCACGAGGCCCTCATCGACATCGCCACCACCCACGGAGGCCGGAGCCGCGAGGACGCGGAGTCCTGGCTGTCCACCCTGCGCGACGAACAGCGCTACCAGCGCGACGTCTACTGA
- the cysI gene encoding assimilatory sulfite reductase (NADPH) hemoprotein subunit, with protein MSTPTKPPALSEAEQIKAKSRRLRGTLVESLADPVTGGLAPADQNLIKFHGSYQQDNRDVREERRQQKLEPAYDFMIRTRLPGGVATPAQWLALDALAQKYANGTLRLTTRQAFQLHGVIKTDLKRTMQGINAALLDTIAACGDVNRNVMCNPNPVDSRVHEEAHQWAVKLSEHLLPKTRAYYEVWLDKEKVAGSGEEEEPILGATYLPRKFKAAIAVPPINDVDVFSQDLGFIAIHEEDRLLGFNVTVGGGMGATHGDAATFPRLADVIGFILPEQLLAVAENVVKVQRDYGDRTTRKHARLKYTIEDRGIAWFVSELESRLGFSLQPTRPFTFEHNGDLFGWREGHDGRWHLTLRLESGRVADTPGARMLTGLREIAQLHPGDFRLTPNQNLIIAGVTPEWKEDIDSLVEAHGLGGFRRASPLRLNALACVALPTCGLAMAEAERYLPDIVGKLEERLAAHGLQDEKILLRITGCPNGCARPYLAEIALVGKAPGRYNLFLGGDVRGQRLNRLYRENIDEAGVLAALEPLFSQYARERRPGEGFGDFTVRAGHVSSPPASPPLAAAASR; from the coding sequence ATGAGCACCCCCACCAAGCCCCCAGCGCTCTCGGAGGCGGAGCAGATCAAGGCCAAGAGCCGCCGCCTGCGTGGCACCCTCGTCGAGAGCCTCGCCGATCCCGTGACGGGAGGGCTCGCTCCCGCGGACCAGAACCTCATCAAGTTCCACGGCAGCTACCAGCAGGACAACCGGGACGTGCGCGAGGAGCGGCGGCAGCAGAAGCTCGAGCCGGCCTACGACTTCATGATCCGCACCCGCCTGCCCGGCGGCGTGGCGACCCCGGCACAGTGGCTCGCGCTGGATGCGCTCGCGCAGAAGTACGCCAACGGGACGCTGCGGCTCACCACCCGGCAGGCCTTCCAGCTCCACGGCGTCATCAAGACGGACCTGAAGCGCACCATGCAGGGGATCAACGCAGCGCTCCTGGACACCATCGCAGCCTGCGGAGACGTGAACCGCAACGTGATGTGCAATCCCAACCCCGTGGACTCGCGCGTCCACGAGGAGGCGCACCAGTGGGCGGTGAAGCTGTCCGAGCACCTGCTGCCGAAGACCCGGGCCTATTACGAGGTCTGGCTCGACAAGGAGAAGGTCGCAGGGAGCGGCGAGGAGGAGGAGCCCATCCTCGGCGCCACCTACCTGCCCCGGAAGTTCAAGGCCGCCATCGCGGTGCCTCCCATCAATGACGTGGACGTCTTCTCGCAAGACCTGGGTTTCATCGCCATCCACGAGGAGGACCGGCTGCTCGGGTTCAACGTCACCGTCGGCGGAGGCATGGGCGCCACGCACGGGGACGCCGCCACCTTCCCGCGGCTCGCGGACGTCATCGGCTTCATCCTCCCCGAGCAGCTCCTGGCCGTCGCGGAGAACGTGGTGAAGGTGCAGCGCGACTACGGCGACCGCACCACCCGAAAGCACGCGCGCTTGAAGTACACCATCGAGGATCGCGGCATCGCATGGTTCGTCTCCGAGCTGGAGTCGCGGCTGGGCTTCTCACTGCAGCCCACGCGTCCCTTCACCTTCGAGCACAACGGCGACCTCTTCGGGTGGCGCGAGGGCCATGACGGGCGCTGGCACCTGACGCTGCGCCTGGAGAGCGGGCGCGTGGCGGACACCCCGGGGGCGCGGATGCTCACAGGCCTGCGGGAGATCGCCCAGCTGCACCCCGGAGACTTCCGGCTGACGCCCAACCAGAACCTGATCATCGCCGGCGTGACGCCGGAGTGGAAAGAGGACATCGACTCGCTCGTGGAGGCCCACGGTCTGGGGGGCTTCCGCCGCGCGAGCCCGCTGCGCCTCAACGCGCTCGCCTGCGTGGCGCTACCCACGTGCGGCCTGGCCATGGCCGAGGCTGAGCGCTACCTGCCTGACATCGTCGGAAAGCTGGAGGAGCGCCTCGCGGCGCACGGCCTCCAGGACGAGAAGATCCTCCTGAGAATCACGGGATGTCCCAACGGCTGCGCACGCCCCTACCTGGCGGAGATCGCGCTCGTGGGCAAAGCCCCCGGCCGCTACAACCTCTTCCTGGGTGGGGACGTGCGCGGACAGCGGCTCAACCGCCTATACCGGGAGAACATCGACGAAGCGGGCGTCCTCGCGGCGCTCGAGCCGCTGTTCTCCCAGTACGCGCGGGAGCGCCGTCCCGGCGAGGGCTTCGGTGACTTCACCGTCCGCGCCGGCCACGTCTCGTCTCCTCCTGCTTCCCCACCCCTTGCTGCTGCTGCCTCGAGGTAG
- a CDS encoding sulfate ABC transporter substrate-binding protein: MLSSAAVLLLPGLLASLSACTKPGPAGAEPVTLLNVSYDPTRELYEDFNTTFAKHYEATHDGAKISVKQSHGGSGKQARAVIDGLDADIVTLALAYDVDMLHDKGNLIPKDWQARLPNNSSPYTSTIVFVVRKGNPKNIRDWEDLVQPGVAVITPNPKTSGGARWNYLAAWGHALRKAGNDEAKAQEFVAALFKNVPVLDSGARGSTTTFAERGLGDVLIAWENEALLLTDEVGKDKFEIIVPSDSILAEPPVTIVDKNVDRKGTRAAAEAYLQYLYSDEGQELAAKHHYRPRSEKVAAKYASHFPSVRLFTIDEVFGGWRKAQQTHFDDRGVFDTIYTPKAQ; encoded by the coding sequence ATGCTGAGCTCCGCCGCGGTGCTCCTGCTCCCCGGCCTCCTGGCGTCGCTGAGTGCGTGCACGAAACCGGGCCCGGCGGGTGCCGAGCCCGTGACGCTGCTCAACGTCTCCTATGATCCGACGCGGGAGCTCTACGAGGACTTCAACACCACCTTCGCGAAGCACTACGAGGCCACCCACGACGGTGCGAAGATCTCCGTGAAGCAGTCCCACGGCGGCTCCGGCAAGCAGGCGCGCGCGGTGATCGACGGGCTGGACGCGGACATCGTCACGCTGGCGCTCGCGTACGACGTGGACATGCTCCACGACAAGGGCAACCTCATCCCAAAGGACTGGCAGGCGCGGCTGCCGAACAACAGCTCGCCGTACACCTCCACCATCGTCTTCGTGGTGCGCAAGGGCAACCCGAAGAACATCCGCGACTGGGAGGACCTCGTGCAGCCGGGCGTGGCCGTCATCACCCCCAATCCGAAGACCTCGGGTGGCGCGCGGTGGAACTACCTGGCCGCCTGGGGCCACGCGCTGCGCAAGGCCGGCAATGACGAGGCCAAGGCGCAGGAGTTCGTGGCGGCCCTCTTCAAGAACGTGCCCGTGCTGGACTCGGGCGCCCGGGGCTCCACCACCACGTTCGCCGAGCGCGGCCTGGGGGATGTACTCATCGCATGGGAGAACGAGGCGCTCCTGCTGACCGACGAGGTGGGCAAGGACAAGTTCGAGATCATCGTGCCCTCGGACAGCATCCTCGCCGAGCCGCCCGTCACGATCGTGGACAAGAACGTAGACAGGAAGGGCACGCGGGCCGCGGCGGAGGCGTATCTCCAGTACCTCTACTCCGACGAGGGCCAGGAGCTCGCCGCGAAGCACCACTACCGCCCGCGCTCGGAGAAGGTGGCCGCGAAGTACGCCAGCCACTTCCCCTCCGTGCGCCTGTTCACCATCGACGAGGTCTTCGGAGGCTGGCGCAAGGCGCAGCAGACGCACTTCGATGACCGCGGCGTGTTCGACACCATCTACACGCCGAAGGCGCAGTAG